Proteins from a single region of Microbacterium sp. zg-Y818:
- the aroB gene encoding 3-dehydroquinate synthase, whose product MTGTTTISVTGAAPHDILVGRGILSQLPELVPAEAKKLLVVHPPTLRDAAEALRVRLTDALGGGRQVLLAEIPDAEAGKRIEVAAFCWQVMGQADFTRTDVVIGFGGGAVTDLAGFVAATWLRGVKVILVPTTVLAMVDAAVGGKTGVNTAEGKNLVGAFWAPHAVLCDLELLDTLGANERIAGYAEVVKAGFIWAPEILDLIEADPVAAVDPASPAFRRTMELAIDMKARVVSEDFREAGLREILNYGHTLGHAIEHAERYQWRHGAAVSVGMMFAAELSRLAGRLPDAAAQRHRDILETLGLPLSYRPGAWPQLLATMQRDKKTRGGMLRFIVLDDIARPTVLQAPDESLLFAAYQELSE is encoded by the coding sequence ATGACCGGCACCACCACCATCTCGGTCACCGGCGCCGCCCCGCACGACATCCTCGTGGGCCGCGGCATTCTCTCGCAGCTGCCCGAACTGGTGCCTGCAGAGGCGAAGAAGCTGCTGGTGGTGCATCCCCCCACGCTGCGCGACGCCGCCGAGGCGCTGCGGGTGCGGCTCACCGACGCCCTCGGGGGCGGACGCCAGGTGCTGCTGGCCGAGATCCCCGACGCCGAGGCGGGCAAGCGCATCGAGGTCGCCGCCTTCTGCTGGCAGGTGATGGGACAGGCCGACTTCACCCGGACCGACGTCGTCATCGGGTTCGGCGGAGGAGCGGTGACCGACCTCGCCGGTTTCGTCGCCGCCACGTGGCTGCGCGGCGTCAAGGTCATCCTCGTCCCCACCACGGTGCTCGCCATGGTCGACGCCGCCGTGGGCGGCAAGACCGGGGTCAACACCGCAGAGGGCAAGAACCTCGTGGGGGCCTTCTGGGCGCCGCACGCCGTGCTCTGCGACCTCGAGCTGCTCGACACGCTGGGCGCCAACGAGCGCATCGCCGGGTACGCCGAGGTCGTCAAGGCCGGATTCATCTGGGCACCCGAGATCCTCGACCTCATCGAGGCGGACCCCGTCGCCGCCGTCGACCCGGCATCCCCGGCGTTCCGGCGCACGATGGAGCTCGCGATCGACATGAAGGCGCGCGTGGTCAGCGAGGACTTCCGCGAAGCGGGACTGCGGGAGATCCTCAACTACGGCCACACCCTGGGGCACGCCATCGAACACGCGGAGCGCTACCAATGGCGTCACGGCGCGGCGGTGTCGGTGGGCATGATGTTCGCCGCCGAGCTGTCGCGCCTCGCCGGTCGCCTGCCGGATGCCGCGGCGCAGCGTCACCGCGACATCCTCGAGACGCTGGGGCTGCCGCTGAGCTACCGTCCCGGCGCGTGGCCGCAGCTGCTGGCGACGATGCAGCGCGACAAGAAGACCCGCGGCGGCATGCTGCGCTTCATCGTGCTGGACGACATCGCGCGCCCCACGGTGCTGCAGGCCCCCGACGAGTCGCTGCTGTTCGCTGCGTACCAGGAACTCTCCGAGTGA
- a CDS encoding shikimate kinase, translated as MSALVLIGPMGAGKTSIGRRVAKALGLPFTDTDAAIVRAHGPIEHIFATHGEPHFRAVERDAVREALEAGGVVALGGGAILDPDTRVALVDHRVVLLTVAPDTIASRIRDTTRPLLQGEDAVARWNEIYQARRSLYEEAADVTFDTSDGPLQEVVDAVAHWAAATESSKEHA; from the coding sequence ATGAGCGCGCTCGTCCTGATCGGCCCCATGGGCGCGGGGAAGACGAGCATCGGGCGACGCGTCGCGAAGGCCCTCGGGCTGCCCTTCACCGACACCGACGCCGCGATCGTGCGCGCCCACGGCCCGATCGAGCACATCTTCGCCACGCACGGCGAGCCGCACTTCCGCGCGGTCGAGCGCGACGCGGTGCGGGAGGCGCTCGAAGCCGGCGGCGTCGTGGCGCTCGGCGGCGGGGCGATCCTCGACCCCGACACCCGCGTGGCCCTCGTCGACCACCGCGTCGTGCTGCTCACGGTCGCGCCAGACACCATCGCCTCGCGCATCCGCGACACCACCCGGCCGCTCCTGCAGGGCGAAGATGCCGTCGCCCGCTGGAACGAGATCTACCAGGCCCGCCGCAGCCTCTACGAAGAGGCCGCGGACGTGACCTTCGACACCTCCGACGGCCCCCTGCAAGAGGTGGTCGACGCCGTGGCCCACTGGGCCGCAGCGACCGAGTCCTCCAAGGAGCACGCATGA
- the efp gene encoding elongation factor P produces the protein MASTADIKNGVVLSIDGQLWNVIEFQHVKPGKGGAFVRTKLKNVVSGKTVDRTYNAGAKIEIENVDRRDFTYLYNDGDSYVFMDVADYDQLSVPATVVGDAKNFLLENQQVQIAMNNGNPLYVELPASVVLEITYTEPGLQGDRSSAGTKAATVETGYEIQVPLFVEQGTKVKVDTRTGDYLGRVN, from the coding sequence ATGGCATCCACCGCAGACATCAAGAACGGCGTCGTCCTCAGCATCGACGGCCAGCTTTGGAACGTCATCGAGTTCCAGCATGTCAAGCCGGGCAAGGGCGGCGCCTTCGTGCGCACCAAGCTCAAGAACGTCGTGTCGGGCAAGACCGTCGACCGCACCTACAACGCCGGCGCGAAGATCGAGATCGAGAACGTCGACCGACGCGATTTCACGTACCTGTACAACGACGGCGACAGCTACGTGTTCATGGACGTGGCCGACTACGACCAGCTGAGCGTTCCCGCCACCGTCGTGGGCGACGCGAAGAACTTCCTGCTCGAGAACCAGCAGGTGCAGATCGCGATGAACAACGGCAACCCGCTGTACGTCGAGCTTCCCGCGTCGGTCGTGCTGGAGATCACCTACACCGAGCCGGGCCTGCAGGGCGACCGCTCGTCGGCGGGCACCAAGGCAGCCACCGTCGAGACGGGCTACGAGATCCAGGTCCCGCTGTTCGTCGAGCAGGGCACCAAGGTCAAGGTCGACACCCGCACGGGCGACTACCTCGGCCGCGTCAACTGA
- a CDS encoding Rieske 2Fe-2S domain-containing protein: protein MRITGLGHAGMFIETAGGTILCDPVIKSSFYGSWFVFPDNRALDWERFGNADFLYISHRHRDHFDPWMLEKYVRKDIEVLLPDYPTDDLERDLRGLGYDNITYTQAGEIIERGPLRIMITPLRAPSDGPIGDSSLSVDDGTASILNQNDSHPLDLEKLLSFGKPEAYFTQFSGAIWWPMVYDLPDEAKVNFAHLKREAQHKRAMFYIEKVDAPHVYPMAGPPMFLRDELFRYNGLGQENDSIFTDQAQFLARMKQEAPKYDGHVFIPGTVVTIEGGEQTVEQTLYSEAEIERIFSDKWSYLEEQRASRQDEIRAEEASRAPVLPPAEMLAELKAWWEPLLRRGRIFREGVGGPVRMTIGELDLCIDFPKAKVREYAGEETNYWFTIPADLVSTNIAEHEIDWSNSIFLSMQFQAGRVGKFNEFIYTFFKCLSRDRIEYVENWYAEQSDVSEDIQLDDWVVQRRCPHLRADLSKTGKIEGDVLTCSLHDWKWDLKTGKCLSTLGHPIRASQVEDELHRAAASPAA, encoded by the coding sequence ATGCGTATCACGGGGCTCGGCCACGCCGGCATGTTCATCGAAACGGCGGGAGGCACCATCCTCTGCGACCCGGTGATCAAGTCGTCGTTCTACGGTTCGTGGTTCGTCTTCCCCGACAACCGCGCCCTGGACTGGGAACGCTTCGGCAACGCCGACTTCCTGTACATCTCGCACCGCCACCGCGATCACTTCGATCCGTGGATGCTGGAGAAGTACGTCCGCAAGGACATCGAGGTGCTGCTTCCGGACTACCCGACCGATGATCTCGAGCGGGATCTGCGAGGGCTCGGCTACGACAACATCACCTACACCCAGGCGGGGGAGATCATCGAGCGCGGGCCGCTGCGGATCATGATCACGCCGCTGCGTGCGCCCAGCGACGGCCCGATCGGCGACTCGTCGCTCTCGGTCGACGACGGCACCGCGTCGATCCTCAACCAGAACGACTCGCACCCGCTGGATCTCGAGAAGCTGCTGAGCTTCGGCAAGCCCGAGGCCTACTTCACGCAGTTCTCCGGAGCCATCTGGTGGCCCATGGTCTACGACCTCCCCGACGAGGCGAAGGTCAACTTCGCCCACCTCAAGCGCGAGGCCCAGCACAAGCGGGCGATGTTCTACATCGAGAAGGTCGACGCGCCCCACGTGTACCCCATGGCCGGGCCGCCGATGTTCCTGCGTGACGAGCTGTTCCGCTACAACGGCCTCGGCCAAGAGAACGATTCGATCTTCACCGACCAGGCCCAGTTCCTCGCCCGTATGAAGCAAGAGGCTCCGAAGTACGACGGGCACGTCTTCATCCCCGGCACCGTCGTCACCATCGAGGGCGGCGAGCAGACGGTCGAGCAGACGCTGTACTCCGAGGCCGAGATCGAGCGCATCTTCTCCGACAAGTGGTCCTACCTCGAGGAGCAGCGCGCCAGCCGGCAGGACGAGATCCGCGCCGAAGAGGCCTCTCGTGCGCCGGTGCTGCCGCCTGCCGAGATGCTCGCCGAACTCAAGGCCTGGTGGGAGCCGCTGCTGCGTCGCGGCCGCATCTTCCGCGAGGGCGTCGGGGGACCGGTGCGCATGACGATCGGCGAGCTCGACCTCTGCATCGACTTCCCCAAGGCCAAGGTGCGCGAGTACGCGGGGGAGGAGACCAACTACTGGTTCACCATCCCCGCCGACCTCGTCTCCACCAACATCGCCGAGCACGAGATCGACTGGTCGAACTCGATCTTCCTGTCGATGCAGTTCCAGGCCGGCCGCGTGGGCAAGTTCAACGAGTTCATCTACACGTTCTTCAAGTGCCTCTCGCGCGACCGCATCGAGTACGTCGAGAACTGGTACGCCGAGCAGTCCGACGTCTCCGAGGACATCCAGCTCGACGACTGGGTCGTGCAGCGCCGCTGCCCGCACCTGCGCGCCGACCTGTCCAAGACCGGCAAGATCGAGGGCGACGTGCTCACCTGCTCGCTCCACGACTGGAAGTGGGACCTGAAGACGGGCAAGTGCCTGTCGACCCTCGGGCACCCGATCCGCGCCAGCCAGGTCGAGGACGAACTGCACCGGGCCGCCGCCAGCCCCGCCGCCTGA
- a CDS encoding shikimate dehydrogenase yields the protein MGEQTALEVWGDPIAHSRSPQLHTAAYRALGLDWTYGRRQVTEQGFAAELAHARAAGLRGLSLTMPLKCAGFAAATWLDPRAQLTGAVNTLQLDADALRGFNTDVGGIVRALREAGIERLDRARIVGAGATATSALVALEELGARRVEVVARRPAAVEPMQQLGARLGVEVLPVPLEAPSHAAVPVTVATLPGDARVAPTATDALAQAGGLLLDVVYGHWPTALSEAWERAGHAALSGEGMLLHQALLQVRVFVTGDTTTMVPGEPEVLAAMRRALVGG from the coding sequence GTGGGGGAGCAGACTGCCCTCGAAGTGTGGGGCGATCCGATCGCGCACAGCCGATCTCCGCAGCTGCACACCGCGGCCTACCGGGCGCTGGGCCTTGACTGGACCTACGGGCGTCGACAGGTGACGGAACAGGGCTTCGCGGCCGAGCTCGCGCACGCCCGTGCCGCGGGTCTGCGTGGCCTTTCGCTGACCATGCCGCTGAAGTGCGCCGGCTTCGCCGCCGCCACCTGGCTCGACCCGCGCGCGCAGCTCACCGGCGCGGTGAACACGCTCCAGCTCGACGCCGACGCCCTGCGCGGCTTCAACACCGACGTGGGCGGCATCGTCCGAGCCCTCCGAGAGGCCGGCATCGAGCGTCTCGACCGCGCCCGCATCGTGGGGGCGGGGGCCACGGCCACGTCCGCGCTCGTCGCACTGGAGGAGCTCGGCGCACGTCGAGTCGAGGTGGTGGCGCGGCGCCCCGCCGCGGTCGAACCCATGCAGCAGCTGGGAGCGCGGCTCGGCGTCGAGGTCCTCCCGGTCCCGCTCGAGGCTCCGTCCCACGCTGCCGTGCCGGTGACCGTGGCCACGCTCCCTGGAGACGCCCGTGTCGCGCCGACTGCCACCGACGCCCTCGCGCAGGCCGGCGGGCTGCTGCTGGACGTCGTCTACGGACACTGGCCCACCGCGCTCTCGGAGGCCTGGGAGCGCGCAGGACACGCGGCCCTCTCGGGCGAGGGGATGCTGCTGCATCAGGCGCTGCTGCAGGTGCGCGTCTTCGTCACCGGCGACACGACCACCATGGTGCCCGGGGAGCCGGAGGTGCTCGCCGCAATGCGCCGGGCGCTCGTGGGAGGATAG
- the aroQ gene encoding type II 3-dehydroquinate dehydratase, protein MSTPRRLLLVNGPNLNLLGTREPEIYGHDTLADVERLVSDTAAARGFDVRAVQSNHEGVLIDAIHGAREDCAGIVINPGGLTHTSVVLRDALAGVALPVAEVHISDVQAREPFRHHSYVADVAVVHVSGEGVAGYARATALLLDVVTGNADG, encoded by the coding sequence GTGAGCACCCCGCGTCGTCTCCTGCTTGTCAACGGTCCCAACCTCAACCTGCTCGGCACCCGCGAGCCGGAGATCTACGGGCACGACACCCTGGCCGATGTCGAGAGACTCGTGTCGGATACCGCCGCCGCGCGCGGATTCGACGTGCGCGCGGTGCAGAGCAACCACGAAGGGGTGCTCATCGACGCCATCCACGGCGCCCGCGAGGACTGCGCGGGCATCGTCATCAATCCCGGCGGCCTGACCCACACCTCGGTCGTGCTGCGCGACGCTCTGGCAGGCGTGGCACTGCCCGTCGCAGAGGTGCACATCTCCGACGTGCAGGCGCGCGAGCCCTTCCGGCACCACTCGTATGTGGCGGACGTGGCCGTCGTGCACGTCTCGGGGGAGGGCGTCGCCGGCTACGCGCGGGCGACCGCCCTGCTGCTGGACGTCGTGACCGGCAACGCCGACGGCTGA
- a CDS encoding GNAT family N-acetyltransferase, translating to MTPFTVRRVRQDEWRRVRRLRIEAVSDPDAGIAFLSTPDQERAHDDAFWRQRCTDSAVGDTTAQFVAEAGDEWIGTATVLVYPLGATDYMGRTVWTSRADVVGVYVRADHRGSGVIDALLDAAADWAAGLGLRQINLDVHVDNARAQAAYRRNGFVPTGETVASAHGTEAVMTRTL from the coding sequence GTGACCCCGTTCACCGTCCGGCGCGTCCGCCAGGACGAGTGGCGGCGCGTGCGGCGACTGCGCATCGAGGCGGTGAGCGACCCGGATGCCGGGATCGCGTTCCTCTCCACGCCCGACCAGGAGCGGGCGCACGACGACGCCTTCTGGCGGCAGCGGTGCACCGATTCCGCCGTGGGAGACACGACGGCCCAGTTCGTCGCGGAGGCCGGCGACGAATGGATCGGCACGGCCACGGTGCTCGTGTATCCCCTCGGGGCGACCGACTACATGGGGCGCACAGTCTGGACCAGCCGCGCGGACGTGGTCGGTGTCTACGTGCGGGCCGACCACCGCGGGTCCGGGGTCATCGACGCCCTGCTCGACGCGGCCGCGGACTGGGCTGCGGGGCTGGGCTTGCGACAGATCAATCTCGACGTGCACGTCGACAACGCCCGCGCCCAGGCCGCCTACCGTCGCAACGGGTTCGTACCCACGGGGGAGACCGTCGCCTCCGCCCACGGCACGGAAGCCGTCATGACCCGCACGCTCTGA
- a CDS encoding DEAD/DEAH box helicase, whose translation MKPVDPTRLDWRALLATPAGVGAAPPLALGVELRQRARRDGSPWSAPRWQTATPRDLHTFGADVAVGLRPLVRSERSDTWIKGRASWDALRRPGHGYDPAQARWFVELYSIVRDARTLGTLPDGSEWLLVDDVESGLLWGHLGDAAALGIPLRSTKPQQKVTLARSASASLRAERAGEGLALVAHVTIDGDDVGPAEVRPLGTVGLYRFAASGERIDVTLAAAAVPEPVRAVLRAHAPVVVPPDETDEFLRDHLPRLSRHTPVTLGAGVTAPPAAPPRLHLAVAFAPGDRVDLAWSWHYAGMPPVPFTAPAAADRDGAFESATRQAVEDVWSSACDLPFAPGSAFAEAFTGADAAQFTHAVLPRLEQLEGVEVEVTGVRRTYRELTGIPEITVTTVETTDADWFELGILVTIDGRRIPFAPLLRALTLRRSKMLLSDGGYFSLAHPALDRLRELVDEAAELDEWETGARISRYQSALWSDFEDLADQAEPAVTWRAAVEGLRGRGGVEPTPVPYALQAQLRPYQQAGFDWLAFLWRQRLGGILADDMGLGKTLQTLALIAHTRETGERRPFLVVAPTSVLATWPSEAERFVPGLVVRTIDASAVKRDADVASLAAGADVVVTSYTLLRLDEGEYGAVEWAGLILDEAQFVKNPATKLHRAVRTLRADVTFAITGTPLENSLGDLHALLSLTSPGLFPSGQRFRTEYIKPIEQGKTPENAEGAPYRARRLDRLRRRIRPFVLRRTKDLVAPDLPPKQEQELRVRLGDDHRALYDTVLQRERQKVLGLLQDLDRNRFIVFRSLTLLRMLSLSPALIDGRHTRIGSAKLDALVEHLTELAAEGHRALVFSQFTSFLDLAQRRLESAGIPYVRLDGSTRRRQDVVAGFRDGDAPVFLISLKAGGFGLTLTEADYVFLLDPWWNPAAESQAVDRTHRIGQTRPVNVYRLVAEGTIEQKVMALQERKARLFQSVLDDDDLFSHELDADDIRGLFEP comes from the coding sequence ATGAAACCCGTGGACCCGACCCGGCTCGATTGGCGCGCTCTGCTCGCGACGCCCGCCGGTGTCGGTGCGGCACCGCCACTCGCGCTCGGCGTCGAACTTCGCCAGCGCGCCCGCCGCGACGGTTCGCCGTGGAGCGCCCCCCGCTGGCAGACGGCGACCCCGCGCGACCTGCACACGTTCGGCGCCGACGTCGCAGTGGGTCTGCGGCCGCTCGTGCGCAGCGAGCGGTCGGACACCTGGATCAAGGGACGCGCCTCGTGGGACGCGCTGCGCCGCCCCGGCCACGGTTACGACCCGGCCCAGGCGCGGTGGTTCGTCGAGCTGTACAGCATCGTCCGCGACGCCCGCACGCTGGGCACCCTGCCCGACGGCTCCGAATGGCTGCTGGTGGACGACGTCGAATCCGGGCTGCTCTGGGGGCATCTGGGGGATGCCGCGGCGCTCGGGATTCCGCTGCGCTCCACAAAACCGCAGCAGAAGGTGACGCTCGCCCGGAGCGCCTCCGCTTCGCTGCGGGCCGAGCGCGCCGGCGAGGGCCTCGCCCTCGTCGCCCACGTCACCATCGACGGCGACGATGTCGGCCCGGCCGAGGTGCGCCCCCTCGGCACGGTCGGGCTCTACCGCTTCGCGGCCTCCGGCGAGCGCATCGACGTGACCCTGGCCGCCGCAGCGGTCCCCGAGCCCGTCCGGGCGGTGCTGCGCGCGCACGCGCCGGTCGTCGTGCCACCCGACGAGACCGACGAATTCCTGCGCGATCACCTGCCCCGACTCTCGCGCCATACCCCGGTCACGCTGGGCGCCGGGGTGACGGCGCCGCCGGCGGCCCCGCCGAGACTGCACCTGGCCGTGGCGTTCGCCCCCGGCGACAGGGTGGACCTCGCCTGGTCGTGGCACTACGCGGGCATGCCGCCCGTGCCGTTCACGGCACCGGCCGCCGCCGACCGCGACGGCGCCTTCGAATCCGCCACACGCCAGGCCGTCGAAGACGTGTGGAGCAGCGCCTGCGATCTGCCGTTCGCCCCCGGCAGCGCGTTCGCCGAAGCGTTCACCGGAGCGGATGCCGCGCAGTTCACACACGCCGTACTGCCGCGCCTCGAGCAGCTGGAGGGCGTCGAGGTCGAGGTGACCGGCGTGCGCCGCACCTACCGGGAGCTCACCGGCATCCCCGAGATCACCGTCACCACGGTCGAGACCACCGACGCCGACTGGTTCGAGCTCGGCATCCTGGTCACGATCGACGGACGCCGCATCCCGTTCGCGCCGCTCCTTCGCGCCCTCACCCTGCGCCGCAGCAAGATGCTGCTGAGTGACGGCGGCTACTTCTCCCTCGCGCACCCGGCGCTTGACCGCCTGCGCGAGCTCGTGGACGAGGCCGCCGAGCTCGACGAGTGGGAGACAGGCGCCCGCATCAGCCGCTACCAGAGCGCCCTCTGGTCCGACTTCGAGGACCTCGCCGATCAGGCAGAGCCGGCCGTGACGTGGCGCGCGGCCGTCGAGGGCCTGCGCGGCCGGGGCGGCGTGGAGCCCACCCCGGTGCCGTACGCGCTGCAGGCCCAGCTGCGCCCCTATCAGCAGGCCGGCTTCGACTGGCTCGCCTTCCTCTGGCGGCAGCGCCTGGGCGGCATCCTGGCCGACGACATGGGGCTCGGCAAGACGCTGCAGACCCTCGCGCTGATCGCGCACACCCGGGAGACCGGCGAGCGACGACCGTTCCTGGTGGTCGCGCCCACGTCGGTGCTGGCCACCTGGCCGAGCGAGGCCGAGCGGTTCGTGCCCGGGCTCGTCGTGCGGACGATCGACGCCAGCGCCGTCAAGCGCGACGCGGACGTCGCCTCCCTCGCGGCGGGCGCGGACGTCGTCGTGACGTCGTACACGCTGCTGCGACTGGATGAAGGCGAGTACGGCGCAGTGGAATGGGCGGGGCTCATCCTCGACGAGGCGCAGTTCGTCAAGAACCCGGCGACGAAGCTGCATCGCGCCGTGCGCACCCTGCGCGCCGACGTCACCTTCGCCATCACCGGCACGCCGCTGGAGAACAGCCTCGGTGACCTCCACGCCCTGCTGTCGCTGACATCCCCCGGCCTCTTCCCCTCGGGGCAGCGCTTCCGCACGGAGTACATCAAGCCCATCGAGCAGGGCAAGACCCCGGAGAACGCCGAGGGCGCCCCGTATCGCGCACGCAGGCTCGACCGGCTGCGCCGTCGCATCCGTCCCTTCGTCCTCCGCCGCACGAAAGACCTGGTCGCCCCCGACCTGCCACCCAAGCAGGAGCAGGAGCTGCGCGTGCGCCTGGGTGACGACCACCGAGCGCTGTACGACACGGTGCTGCAGCGCGAGCGTCAGAAGGTGCTCGGGCTGCTTCAGGACCTGGACCGCAACCGCTTCATCGTCTTCCGCTCGCTGACGCTCCTGCGCATGCTGAGCCTGTCGCCCGCCCTCATCGACGGCCGTCACACCCGCATAGGCTCCGCCAAGCTCGACGCCCTCGTCGAGCACCTCACCGAGCTCGCCGCAGAGGGGCACCGCGCACTGGTCTTCAGTCAGTTCACCTCGTTCCTCGATCTGGCACAGCGCAGGCTGGAATCCGCCGGCATCCCGTACGTCCGGCTGGACGGGTCCACCCGTCGCCGGCAGGACGTCGTCGCGGGGTTCCGCGACGGCGACGCGCCGGTCTTCCTCATCAGCCTGAAGGCCGGCGGTTTCGGGTTGACGCTCACCGAGGCGGACTACGTCTTCCTGCTCGACCCGTGGTGGAACCCCGCAGCCGAGTCCCAAGCCGTCGACCGCACGCACCGCATCGGGCAGACGCGCCCGGTGAACGTGTACCGCCTGGTGGCCGAGGGCACGATCGAGCAGAAGGTGATGGCCCTGCAGGAGCGCAAGGCGCGCCTGTTCCAGTCGGTCCTCGACGATGACGACCTGTTCTCGCACGAGCTCGACGCCGACGACATCCGGGGGCTGTTCGAGCCCTGA
- the nusB gene encoding transcription antitermination factor NusB, producing MSARTKARKRALDILYQADVRGDDLGVTLAAEAKRAASEPARESSWLYAREIVDGVIDNHEEIDEQITGVSKDWSLSRMPAVDRAILRMATWEILHNDEVPAAVAIDEAVELAKEYSTDDSGSFVHGVLGRIARAS from the coding sequence ATGAGCGCACGCACCAAGGCGCGCAAGCGCGCCCTCGACATCCTGTACCAGGCCGACGTCCGCGGCGACGACCTCGGCGTCACCCTCGCCGCTGAAGCCAAGCGCGCGGCGAGCGAGCCCGCACGCGAGTCGTCGTGGCTGTACGCCCGCGAGATCGTCGACGGGGTCATCGACAACCACGAAGAGATCGACGAGCAGATCACGGGTGTCTCCAAGGACTGGTCGCTGAGCCGCATGCCGGCCGTCGACCGCGCCATCCTGCGGATGGCCACGTGGGAGATCCTGCACAACGACGAGGTGCCCGCCGCGGTCGCCATCGACGAGGCGGTGGAGCTCGCCAAGGAATACTCCACCGACGACTCGGGCTCGTTCGTGCACGGCGTGCTCGGCCGCATCGCCCGCGCATCCTGA
- the aroC gene encoding chorismate synthase — MLRVLTAGESHGPELVAIMEGLPSGVPISRDAIQADLARRKLGYGRGSRMKFEQDELSISAGVRHGLTMGSPIALRIGNTEWPKWVEVMSPEPVELTDKSRGRSAPLTRPRPGHADLVGMQKYDFDEARPILERASARETAARVALGAVARAFLGELGIRLVSHTLSIGPVRVPEGAPLPTPDDVDLLDADPLRCFDPSTSAAMVAEVDDARKDGDTLGGIVEVLAYGVPPGLGSHVQWDRRLDGKLAQALMSIQAIKGVEVGDGFETTRRRGSAAHDELFATDAGIARSSDRAGGTEGGMSTGTVLRVRAGMKPIATVPHALRTVDVTTGDTASAHHQRSDVCAVPAAGVVAEAMTAIVLAEVVLEKFGGDSVTETRRNLQSYLAAIPATLRTTDASDPSLA, encoded by the coding sequence ATGCTCCGCGTGCTCACTGCCGGCGAATCGCACGGCCCCGAACTCGTCGCCATCATGGAAGGCCTGCCTTCCGGCGTGCCGATCTCGCGCGACGCCATCCAGGCCGACCTCGCCCGCCGCAAGCTCGGCTACGGCCGCGGGTCGCGCATGAAGTTCGAGCAGGACGAGCTGTCGATCTCGGCGGGCGTGCGTCACGGGCTCACGATGGGAAGCCCCATTGCGCTGCGCATCGGCAACACCGAGTGGCCCAAGTGGGTCGAGGTGATGAGCCCCGAACCGGTGGAGCTGACCGACAAGTCCCGCGGCCGCAGCGCCCCGCTCACCCGGCCGCGACCCGGCCACGCCGACCTCGTCGGCATGCAGAAGTACGACTTCGACGAGGCACGGCCCATCCTCGAGCGCGCGAGCGCCCGGGAAACCGCAGCCCGCGTCGCTCTGGGCGCCGTCGCCCGGGCGTTCCTCGGGGAACTCGGCATCCGTCTGGTCAGCCACACCCTGTCGATCGGCCCCGTCCGCGTCCCTGAGGGCGCACCCCTGCCCACCCCCGACGACGTCGACCTGCTCGACGCCGATCCGCTCCGCTGCTTCGACCCGTCCACGAGCGCCGCGATGGTCGCGGAGGTCGACGACGCCCGCAAGGACGGCGACACCCTCGGCGGCATCGTCGAGGTCCTCGCCTACGGTGTGCCGCCTGGGCTCGGGTCCCACGTGCAGTGGGACCGTCGCCTCGACGGCAAGCTCGCCCAGGCGCTCATGAGCATCCAGGCGATCAAGGGCGTCGAGGTGGGGGACGGCTTCGAGACCACGCGCCGGCGGGGCTCGGCCGCGCACGATGAGCTGTTCGCGACGGATGCCGGCATCGCCCGGTCCAGCGACCGCGCCGGCGGTACCGAGGGCGGCATGTCCACAGGCACCGTGCTGCGGGTGCGGGCCGGCATGAAGCCCATCGCCACGGTGCCGCATGCCCTCCGCACCGTGGACGTCACCACCGGCGACACCGCCTCGGCCCACCACCAGCGGTCCGACGTCTGCGCCGTGCCCGCCGCGGGCGTGGTCGCAGAGGCGATGACGGCGATCGTGCTGGCCGAGGTGGTGCTGGAGAAGTTCGGCGGCGACAGCGTCACCGAAACCCGGCGCAACCTGCAGTCCTACCTCGCCGCCATCCCGGCGACGCTGCGCACGACAGACGCCAGCGACCCCTCGCTGGCATGA